The Euphorbia lathyris chromosome 8, ddEupLath1.1, whole genome shotgun sequence genome has a window encoding:
- the LOC136203250 gene encoding protein FAR1-RELATED SEQUENCE 6-like, translating into MEEVCLNSEPLFDEGDEYEVEEDCTAAEHEHECGEKYSRKEPLPPAVGLEFDSFDEAYDSYNVYAKEQGFGIRVSNSWFRSKRKERYRAKLSCSSAGFKKKSEANNPRPETRTGCPAMIVIRLIDSKRWRVVEAELEHNHPVSPQIKRFYKSHKKMILAAKKAQTPPEPVAEVHTIKLYRTAPMDVGSNGYSTVDTIMEGANHVDHSKHLELKEGDGNAVYNYFCRMKLTNANFFYLMDLDDDGRLRNVFWADARSRAAYAYFNDTVAIDTTCLANKYEIPLVSFIGVNHHGQSILLGCGFLGHESVEYFVWIFRAWLKCMLGHPPRVIITDHFKPLQSAVFEVFPRACHCYSLWYIMQRIPERLGGLKGFEAIKKQLNKAVYNSLKIAEFESSWSDMIRRYGLGDNKWLQTLYEERERWVPVYLKDIFFAGMIPIHENEGSTTFFDGYVHKHTSFKEFVDKYDLALHRKHLKEATADLESRNSSFELKTRCNFEVQLSKVYTKEILKKFQSEVEGMYSCFNTRQVSVNGPIITYIVKERIETESNEKEVRHFEVLYETSQVDIRCICSLFNYKGYLCRHALNVLNYNGVEEIPSRYILPRWSRDFKRKRLPDHGSSNIDDVCNASKWQSHLLYKLGMPIVEEGAQLVEQYKIALEELEKLLNRLNILEN; encoded by the coding sequence atggAAGAAGTTTGTCTCAACAGCGAGCCGTTATTTGATGAAGGCGATGAATATGAGGTTGAAGAGGATTGTACTGCAGCGGAACATGAGCATGAATGTGGTGAAAAATATTCTCGAAAAGAACCCCTCCCACCCGCTGTGGGTTTGGAGTTTGATTCTTTTGATGAAGCTTATGATTCTTACAATGTTTATGCCAAGGAACAAGGATTTGGCATCAGAGTGAGCAATTCCTGGTTtagatcaaagagaaaggaaagatATAGAGCAAAACTTAGCTGCAGTAGTGCTGGTTTCAAAAAGAAGAGCGAAGCAAACAATCCACGACCAGAAACAAGAACCGGTTGTCCTGCTATGATAGTCATTAGGCTCATAGACTCGAAAAGGTGGAGAGTTGTTGAAGCTGAGCTCGAACACAATCATCCAGTTAGCCCTCAAATTAAACGGTTTTACAAGTCCCATAAAAAGATGATTCTTGCTGCCAAAAAAGCACAAACACCACCGGAGCCTGTTGCAGAAGTACACACTATCAAGTTGTACCGAACAGCTCCCATGGATGTCGGGAGTAATGGGTACTCAACTGTTGATACAATAATGGAGGGTGCTAATCATGTCGATCACTCTAAACATCTCGAACTTAAAGAAGGAGATGGAAATGCTGTGTACAATTACTTTTGTCGCATGAAGTTGACGAATGCAAACTTCTTTTACTTGATGGATCTCGACGATGATGGGCGCCTGAGGAACGTTTTCTGGGCTGATGCTAGATCCAGGGCTGCATATGCTTATTTTAATGATACAGTTGCAATTGACACAACATGTTTGGCAAACAAATATGAGATCCCTTTGGTTTCGTTTATTGGTGTAAATCATCATGGACAATCGATTCTGTTAGGATGCGGATTTCTTGGACACGAGTCGGTTGAATATTTCGTTTGGATTTTCAGGGCATGGCTTAAATGCATGCTCGGGCATCCTCCGCGGGTTATTATCACCGATCACTTTAAACCTTTGCAAAGTGCAGTGTTTGAGGTCTTCCCTCGAGCCTGCCATTGCTATTCTTTGTGGTACATCATGCAAAGAATTCCGGAAAGGTTGGGCGGGTTGAAGGGGTTTGAAGCCATAAAAAAACAACTGAACAAGGCGGTCTATAATTCGTTGAAAATAGCTGAATTTGAATCTTCCTGGTCGGACATGATCAGGCGATACGGTCTTGGTGATAACAAGTGGCTACAGACATTATACGAAGAGAGGGAAAGATGGGTTCCAGTTTATCTAAAGGACATTTTTTTTGCAGGAATGATCCCTATCCACGAAAACGAGGGCTCAACCACATTTTTCGACGGATATGTACATAAGCATACATCTTTTAAGGAATTCGTAGATAAATATGATTTAGCCCTACACAGGAAACACCTTAAAGAAGCCACGGCAGATCTCGAATCAAGAAACTCGAGCTTCGAATTGAAAACAAGATGCAATTTCGAGGTACAGCTCTCTAAAGTCTACACAAAAGAAATTCTAAAGAAGTTCCAGTCCGAGGTCGAGGGGATGTACTCATGTTTCAACACAAGACAAGTGAGTGTCAACGGGCCAATTATTACATACATAGTGAAAGAACGAATCGAAACAGAGAGCAACGAGAAGGAAGTCAGGCATTTCGAGGTATTATACGAGACTAGCCAAGTGGATATCAGATGCATATGCAGCTTGTTCAATTACAAAGGGTATCTTTGCAGGCATGCCTTGAATGTTCTTAATTATAATGGGGTAGAAGAGATCCCGTCTCGATACATTTTGCCCCGGTGGAGTCGAGATTTCAAGCGTAAGCGACTTCCCGATCATGGTTCTAGTAATATTGATGATGTGTGTAATGCAAGTAAGTGGCAAAGTCATCTTCTGTATAAACTAGGTATGCCAATTGTGGAAGAAGGAGCACAATTAGTAGAGCAGTATAAGATTGCATTAGAAGAACTTGAGAAGTTGTTGAACAGATTGAATATTTTAGAAAATTAG
- the LOC136202900 gene encoding putative disease resistance protein RGA3, translating into MGDIVLGFAIERAMNRVLSLITEEIKRAWGLDEELTKLRDSLTMVHDLLQDAEEQQMSKLAVRCWLKKLKVWAYDAEDVLDDLAYEVLRRKVEIEVNQGEKKMQNLLKFTRCIPLVQKTTFHIKMAHKVKDVNDLLDQIKNEAFGFGFRVISADRNSSQISWDRVTDSIIDHPVVAREAEVSEIVNLLAGSHNQQTLNVVAIAGMGGIGKTTVAKLACRQVMEKKLFDVKIWICVSTDFDEQKILGEMLQTLNKNTGGITNKDVTLQHLEEELKGKSFLLVLDNVWNQEYERWDSLKSRLSSISKNNGNAVVVTTRSSEVASLMDTSLQWRRHNLKLLSDDECWSIIKERVLGNSGASIPSDMENIGKEIASKCRGLPLVARDCSNARKEEWLAVQNNNVLNVSASEGTKRTDADISQN; encoded by the exons ATGGGTGATATTGTACTGGGTTTTGCGATTGAGAGAGCAATGAACAGGGTGCTTTCACTTATTACTGAAGAAATTAAACGAGCTTGGGGTCTTGACGAAGAACTTACCAAACTTAGAGATTCATTGACTATGGTTCATGATTTGTTGCAAGATGCTGAAGAACAGCAGATGTCAAAATTGGCTGTCAGGTGTTGGCTGAAGAAGCTCAAAGTATGGGCCTATGATGCTGAAGATGTACTTGATGATTTGGCCTATGAAGTTCTTCGGCGGAAAGTGGAGATTGAAGTTAATCAGGGAGAGAAAAAGATGCAAAACTTGTTAAAATTCACCAGATGTATTCCTTTGGTCCAGAAGACTACATTTCATATCAAAATGGCCCACAAGGTGAAGGATGTGAATGATTTGCTGGATCAAATCAAGAATGAAGCATTTGGTTTTGGATTCAGAGTCATTTCTGCTGATAGAAACTCATCTCAGATCAGTTGGGATCGAGTGACAGACTCAATAATTGACCATCCGGTTGTGGCGAGGGAAGCTGAAGTCTCTGAAATTGTCAATTTATTGGCTGGATCCCACAATCAACAAACTCTCAATGTTGTTGCCATTGCGGGCATGGGTGGGATTGGAAAGACAACTGTAGCTAAACTGGCGTGTCGACAAGTAATGGAGAAAAAGCTTTTTGATGTAAAAATATGGATTTGTGTTTCTACTGATTTTGATGAGCAAAAAATTCTGGGAGAAATGTTGCAGACTCTTAACAAAAATACCGGAGGGATAACCAACAAGGATGTAACGCTTCAGCACCTTGAGGAGGAACTCAAAGGAAAATCTTTTCTCCTTGTGCTTGATAATGTGTGGAATCAAGAATATGAGAGGTGGGATAGTTTGAAAAGCCGTTTGTCATCAATTAGCAAAAACAATGGGAATGCTGTTGTCGTCACAACTCGAAGCAGTGAAGTAGCATCTCTAATGGATACCTCCCTTCAATGGAGGAGACATAACCTAAAGTTACTGTCCGATGATGAATGCTGGTCCATTATCAAAGAAAGAGTATTGGGAAATAGCGGAGCATCAATCCCTTCAGACATGGAAAACATTGGGAAGGAGATTGCAAGTAAGTGCAGAGGATTGCCATTAGTTGCAAGAGATTGCAGCAACGCAAGGAAAGAAGAATGGTTAGCGGTCCAAAATAACAATGTCTTAAATGTTTCGGCGAGTGAG GGGACCAAGAGGACGGATGCAGACATTTCTCAAAACTAA